One window of the Chryseobacterium camelliae genome contains the following:
- a CDS encoding response regulator → MNKNICVLEDSEEILELIQMVLEQDYNVHGFPTVSEFMTGHPETGPDLFLLDVMLPDGNGIEVCNTLKNNEASKHIPVIIMTANANMERMKGLCSADDFISKPFDIDDLISRIDVQIHH, encoded by the coding sequence ATGAATAAGAATATTTGTGTCCTGGAGGACAGTGAAGAAATCCTGGAGCTCATCCAAATGGTTTTGGAGCAGGATTATAATGTACATGGGTTTCCGACGGTTTCTGAATTTATGACCGGACATCCGGAAACCGGTCCCGATTTGTTCCTGCTTGATGTCATGTTGCCGGATGGCAACGGAATTGAAGTATGCAATACCCTTAAAAATAATGAAGCCTCGAAACATATTCCCGTGATCATTATGACTGCCAATGCCAACATGGAACGTATGAAAGGTCTCTGTTCAGCAGATGACTTTATCTCTAAGCCGTTCGATATTGATGACCTTATCAGCAGAATCGACGTTCAGATTCACCATTAA
- a CDS encoding ABC transporter ATP-binding protein: MSLQIQHLTKKFGEQTALSDVNISIGNNEIIGLLGPNGAGKSTLMKSIVGALKIDEGEIIFNGKNIAEHETESKKSIGFLPENNPLYLEMYVKEYLQFIANIHQLPENRIEEVIELVGITPERSKKIGQLSKGYKQRVGLAQAIIHQPDLLILDEPTNGLDPNQIIEIRNVIREIGKEKTVLLSTHIMQEVEALCSRVILIHKGHILQDCPIGEFKGRFESLEEAFTSYTRNAAAN; this comes from the coding sequence ATGAGCCTTCAAATACAACACCTGACCAAAAAATTCGGAGAACAGACTGCTCTCAGCGACGTCAACATCTCTATCGGAAACAATGAAATTATCGGGCTTTTAGGTCCTAACGGTGCAGGAAAATCCACTCTGATGAAATCTATCGTAGGTGCCCTGAAAATAGATGAAGGTGAAATCATATTCAATGGTAAAAATATTGCCGAGCATGAAACCGAAAGTAAAAAAAGCATCGGGTTCCTTCCGGAAAACAATCCGCTGTACCTGGAAATGTATGTTAAGGAATACCTTCAGTTTATTGCCAATATCCATCAGCTTCCAGAAAACAGGATTGAAGAAGTGATTGAACTGGTAGGCATCACGCCGGAAAGGTCAAAAAAGATCGGCCAGCTTTCAAAAGGATACAAACAGAGGGTTGGCCTCGCACAGGCCATCATCCATCAGCCTGACCTGCTGATCCTGGACGAACCGACCAATGGTCTTGACCCGAATCAGATCATTGAGATCCGTAACGTTATCCGTGAGATAGGAAAAGAAAAGACGGTGTTGCTTTCCACACACATCATGCAGGAAGTGGAAGCCCTGTGTTCCCGTGTCATCCTGATCCACAAGGGACATATCCTCCAGGACTGTCCGATCGGTGAATTCAAAGGAAGGTTCGAAAGCTTGGAAGAAGCCTTTACCAGCTATACCCGGAACGCAGCCGCCAACTAA
- a CDS encoding patatin-like phospholipase family protein: MNFEKTGLVLSGGGTKGIAHAGVLKFLREKNIEIDILSCCSAGSIVGCLYAVGKTPEEILEFFKSVYFFNWKHFAFNQPGLVSSVIFRNYLNPIFGDMKLGDLNKEVRIVATELIKGTETVFSKDFRVVDAIIASCSIPGITTPYIIDDEMYCDGGVLNNFPADIIRAECDRLIGVFVSPPHDIKIDDLKSIKSIVSRSYDLLSYRVEKIKFDHCDWFISSQELSTYGTFERRKERLEQIFNIGYQAAGESFVTSRFFTALPSSEIPEKTPVQ; the protein is encoded by the coding sequence ATGAATTTTGAAAAAACCGGACTTGTTTTATCCGGCGGGGGAACCAAGGGGATTGCTCACGCAGGAGTCCTGAAATTCTTACGTGAGAAAAACATTGAAATAGATATCCTTTCCTGCTGCAGTGCCGGTTCTATTGTGGGCTGCCTGTATGCGGTAGGCAAGACCCCGGAAGAGATTCTTGAATTTTTCAAATCCGTTTACTTCTTCAACTGGAAACATTTTGCATTCAACCAGCCGGGACTGGTCTCATCGGTGATTTTCAGGAATTACCTGAACCCGATTTTCGGGGATATGAAGCTGGGAGACCTGAATAAGGAAGTAAGGATCGTTGCTACAGAACTTATAAAAGGAACAGAAACGGTATTCAGTAAGGACTTCAGGGTAGTGGATGCTATTATTGCCTCCTGTTCCATTCCTGGGATTACCACCCCCTATATCATTGATGATGAAATGTACTGTGACGGCGGCGTCCTGAATAATTTTCCCGCTGATATCATCCGGGCAGAATGTGACAGGCTGATCGGAGTCTTTGTTTCCCCTCCCCACGATATTAAAATCGATGATCTGAAATCTATAAAATCGATTGTTTCAAGATCCTATGACCTGCTGTCCTACCGGGTTGAGAAAATTAAATTTGACCATTGCGACTGGTTTATTTCCTCACAGGAACTGTCTACATACGGTACATTTGAAAGAAGAAAGGAACGCCTGGAGCAGATCTTCAACATCGGTTATCAGGCAGCGGGGGAAAGTTTCGTGACAAGCAGGTTTTTTACAGCTCTGCCATCATCAGAAATTCCAGAAAAAACTCCGGTTCAATAG
- a CDS encoding IS110 family transposase: protein MEKVFIGIDISKSTLDICIRKNAVTEHCQINNSSKDIKRFLKRYADNADTIVAMENTGRYNFELYEVLSRMKLLVYVINPLHLKKSIGLLRGKNDKIDSQRICLFIEKNYMDLAPWVCKSPDIQKLSLLNAERRHRVKIRSGLSRQMKDLEFLKHHTDQDILKLNQEMILLIDKQIKSIEKKIVEIIECNEILKDQYERIQTIPGVGKVLASLLLVKTNGFTEIQSARKMACYSGVVPFEHRSGSSIYYKPRVSTMADKDLKKILHLAALSSIRLKNDLAVYYQRKVLEGKNKMSVLNAIRNKIIHRVYAIIKNNSVYENRLHMS, encoded by the coding sequence ATGGAAAAAGTTTTTATTGGAATTGACATCAGTAAATCAACCCTGGATATTTGTATCCGTAAAAATGCGGTGACAGAACATTGCCAGATCAATAACAGCTCTAAGGATATCAAAAGATTTTTAAAGCGCTATGCGGATAATGCGGATACCATTGTGGCTATGGAAAATACAGGACGGTATAACTTTGAGCTTTATGAGGTGCTCAGCCGTATGAAGCTTTTGGTATATGTTATCAACCCCCTTCATCTCAAGAAAAGCATCGGACTTTTAAGAGGTAAAAATGATAAAATCGACAGTCAGAGAATCTGTCTTTTTATTGAGAAAAACTACATGGACCTGGCACCCTGGGTCTGCAAATCACCGGATATCCAAAAGCTCAGCCTGCTTAATGCAGAACGCAGGCATAGGGTAAAGATACGATCAGGCTTATCAAGACAGATGAAGGATCTGGAATTCCTGAAGCATCACACAGATCAGGACATCCTGAAATTGAATCAGGAAATGATCTTATTGATCGATAAGCAGATTAAATCTATTGAGAAGAAGATCGTAGAAATTATTGAATGTAACGAAATATTAAAGGATCAATATGAAAGGATCCAGACTATTCCCGGAGTTGGAAAGGTATTGGCCAGCCTGTTACTTGTTAAGACCAATGGCTTTACTGAAATACAATCAGCCAGGAAAATGGCATGTTATTCAGGTGTGGTTCCCTTTGAACACCGCTCGGGATCATCCATTTACTACAAACCCAGAGTCTCTACCATGGCTGATAAGGATTTAAAAAAGATTTTACATCTGGCAGCTTTAAGCTCTATAAGACTAAAAAACGATCTTGCTGTATACTATCAGAGAAAAGTCCTGGAGGGAAAAAATAAGATGTCCGTATTAAATGCAATCAGAAACAAAATAATACACCGGGTTTACGCCATTATTAAAAATAATTCAGTGTATGAAAATCGTTTGCATATGTCATAG
- the lpdA gene encoding dihydrolipoyl dehydrogenase, protein MNYDIIVIGSGPGGYVTAIRAAQLGFKTAIIEKENLGGICLNWGCIPTKALLKSAQVFHYINHAEDYGLNKVEGSFEFPNVIQRSRGVANKMSKGIEFLMKKNKIDVILGTAKVQKGKKVSVTDQEGKVTEYTGTHIIIATGARSRELPNLPQDGKKVIGYRQALSLPEQPKSMIVVGSGAIGVEFADFYNTMGTKVTVVEFMPNIVPVEDEEISKHLEKSLKKTGIEIMTNASVESVDTSGEGVKATVKTAKGNITLEADILLSAVGIAANIENIGLEEVGIQTDKGRVLVNEWYETSVPGYYAIGDIIPTQALAHVASAEGITCVEKIKGMHVEKIDYGNIPGCTYCHPEVASVGLTEKQAKEKGYEIKVGKFPLSASGKATANGNTDGFIKVIFDAKYGEWLGCHMIGDGVTDMVAEAVVARKLETTGHEIIKSIHPHPTVSEAIMEAAAAAYGEVIHI, encoded by the coding sequence ATGAACTACGATATTATTGTCATCGGAAGTGGTCCTGGTGGATACGTTACAGCAATCAGAGCGGCACAGCTGGGTTTCAAGACTGCGATCATCGAAAAAGAAAACCTTGGAGGGATCTGCCTGAACTGGGGATGTATTCCTACTAAAGCTTTGCTGAAATCTGCTCAGGTATTTCATTATATCAACCATGCTGAAGATTACGGACTGAATAAAGTAGAAGGAAGCTTTGAATTCCCGAATGTTATTCAGAGAAGCCGTGGCGTAGCGAACAAAATGAGCAAAGGGATTGAATTCCTGATGAAAAAAAATAAAATCGATGTCATTCTGGGAACAGCGAAAGTTCAGAAGGGCAAAAAAGTTTCTGTAACCGATCAGGAAGGTAAAGTAACGGAATATACCGGGACCCATATCATCATCGCTACAGGAGCCCGTTCCAGAGAATTGCCGAACCTGCCTCAGGATGGTAAAAAAGTAATCGGATACAGACAGGCATTGTCTTTACCTGAACAACCGAAATCTATGATCGTAGTAGGTTCCGGAGCGATTGGGGTTGAGTTTGCCGATTTCTATAACACGATGGGGACAAAAGTGACCGTCGTTGAATTCATGCCGAACATCGTTCCTGTGGAAGATGAGGAAATCTCTAAACATCTGGAGAAATCCCTTAAGAAGACCGGAATCGAGATTATGACCAATGCATCTGTAGAAAGTGTCGATACCAGCGGAGAAGGAGTTAAGGCTACTGTGAAAACAGCTAAAGGCAACATCACTCTTGAAGCGGATATCTTATTGTCTGCGGTAGGAATTGCTGCGAACATTGAGAATATCGGCCTTGAAGAAGTGGGCATCCAGACAGATAAAGGAAGGGTATTGGTGAACGAATGGTATGAAACTTCCGTACCGGGATATTATGCCATCGGGGATATCATCCCTACCCAGGCTCTGGCACACGTTGCTTCCGCAGAAGGAATCACCTGTGTGGAGAAGATCAAGGGAATGCATGTAGAGAAAATCGACTATGGCAACATCCCAGGATGTACATATTGCCATCCGGAAGTAGCTTCCGTAGGCCTTACTGAAAAACAGGCTAAAGAAAAAGGATATGAAATCAAAGTAGGGAAGTTCCCTCTTTCTGCCAGCGGAAAAGCAACAGCCAACGGAAATACCGATGGTTTCATCAAAGTAATTTTCGATGCCAAATACGGAGAGTGGTTAGGTTGCCACATGATCGGTGACGGCGTTACCGATATGGTTGCAGAAGCTGTAGTCGCCAGGAAACTGGAAACCACAGGACATGAGATCATCAAGTCTATCCACCCGCACCCGACCGTTTCCGAAGCGATTATGGAAGCTGCCGCTGCTGCTTACGGTGAGGTGATTCATATCTAA
- a CDS encoding PQQ-dependent sugar dehydrogenase, whose protein sequence is MKKYLLPSVMVLLAGCKDQKKQDTTSKSEVATQTDTLKLPAPDEKGAKNKFSNVIGWPAGKTPTAPEGFTVTRFAENIKSPRNMIQGPNGDVFVVLSNSERSATEKVKNDISGKSGAEVGGKSANRILVYRDADKDGIPETSSVFLDNLNQPYGMLVIKNKFYVANTDGLWMYPYQQGELKISQPGKKILNLPAGGYNNHWTRNLIANKDQSKIYVSVGSGSNVGENGMENEVRRANILEINPDGSGEVIFASGLRNPVGMSWNPVTGALWTVVNERDELGDELVPDYLTSVKKGAFYGWPYAYFGNHEDPRRKGERPDLVAKTIVPDVPLGSHTASLGLDFYTGTRFPQKYKNGAFIGQHGSWNRSSLAGYQVAFVPFANGKASGSYEPFLTGFIADKEKGDVYGRPVGVLQLADGSLLVADDVSGIVWRVSYSKK, encoded by the coding sequence AAAGGAGCCAAAAATAAATTCAGCAATGTGATCGGATGGCCGGCAGGAAAAACTCCGACGGCTCCTGAAGGCTTTACGGTTACCCGCTTTGCGGAAAATATCAAAAGTCCGCGGAACATGATTCAGGGACCGAACGGGGATGTCTTTGTGGTGTTGTCCAATTCTGAACGGTCTGCTACAGAGAAAGTTAAAAATGACATCAGCGGAAAAAGCGGTGCGGAAGTGGGCGGTAAATCGGCCAACAGGATATTGGTTTACAGGGATGCTGATAAAGACGGTATTCCGGAAACGTCTTCCGTTTTCCTGGACAATCTGAACCAGCCTTACGGGATGCTGGTCATCAAGAATAAATTCTATGTTGCCAATACAGACGGCCTTTGGATGTATCCTTACCAGCAGGGCGAACTGAAAATATCCCAGCCGGGAAAGAAAATCCTGAACCTTCCGGCCGGAGGCTATAACAATCACTGGACACGAAATTTAATTGCCAATAAAGACCAGTCGAAAATCTATGTTTCGGTTGGCTCAGGAAGTAATGTGGGCGAAAACGGAATGGAAAATGAAGTACGGAGAGCCAATATACTGGAAATAAATCCTGACGGAAGCGGGGAAGTAATCTTTGCATCAGGACTCAGGAATCCGGTAGGAATGAGCTGGAACCCAGTAACAGGAGCATTGTGGACCGTAGTGAACGAAAGGGATGAGCTGGGCGACGAACTCGTTCCGGATTACCTGACCAGTGTTAAGAAAGGGGCATTTTATGGCTGGCCGTATGCTTATTTCGGGAATCATGAAGACCCGAGAAGAAAAGGAGAGAGACCTGATCTGGTAGCCAAGACCATTGTTCCCGACGTGCCACTGGGCTCCCATACCGCATCGCTGGGACTGGATTTTTATACAGGAACCCGGTTTCCGCAGAAGTATAAAAATGGGGCATTCATTGGGCAGCATGGCTCGTGGAACCGATCTTCACTGGCCGGTTATCAGGTTGCATTTGTGCCGTTTGCCAATGGAAAGGCTTCCGGATCTTATGAGCCGTTTTTAACAGGCTTTATAGCGGATAAGGAAAAAGGCGATGTGTACGGGCGTCCTGTAGGTGTCCTGCAGCTTGCTGACGGATCGTTACTGGTAGCAGACGATGTAAGCGGAATCGTATGGAGGGTCTCCTACAGCAAAAAATAA